In Selenihalanaerobacter shriftii, the genomic window TAGTTACACTAGGACTTGCAATCCTTTTTTTCACCTTTGTTACCACCTCTATTAAATGTCTTATACTATTTATATAAATTAGTTATAAGTTAACTTTTACCTTTATTATATTCATAATTCATCTATTTATCAATTTCTTTCTTATTGAAGACTTTATACCGTTCTAATCAGTTCCATAAATGGGGTTCTCTCTACACAAAAAGATGAACCCTGAATTCAGGGTTCATCATAAGTTTTAAAAAATTCTTCATCAATCTATATACTCTTTAATACTGTTCTTATATTTCTATTTAGTAGCTTCCCAATCAGCTAAAAACTTCTCAATTCCTTCATCAGTCTTTGGATGCTTAAACATTTTTTCTAGAATTTGATATGGGATTGTAGCAATATCAGAACCTACCTTAGCTGATTCTTTAACATGTTTTGGATGTCTAATACTAGCTGCAATAATCTCTGTTTCAATATTATAAATAGCAAAAATATGACTAATTTCCTCTACAAGTCTAAGTCCATCCTGTCCAATATCATCTATTCGACCTATGAATGGACTAACATAGGTAGCTCCTGCTCTAGCTGCCAATAAGGCTTGATTTGCTGAAAAGACTAAAGTTACATTTGTCTTAATTCCTTGATCTGATAACTGATTTACTGCTGCTAATCCTTCTTTGGTCATAGGAATCTTAATTACAATATTATTAGAAATTGCTGCTAATTCCTTTGCTTCCTTAACCATACCTTCTGTGTCAGTACTAATTACCTCTGCACTCACTGGACCATCTACTAAAGAAGTAATCTCTGCAATAATATCTTCAAAATCTTTACCTGACTCTTTAGCAATTAGCGAAGGATTTGTAGTTACTCCATCCAAAATCCCTAATTTATTCATATCTCTAATTTCATCAATATTAGCTGTATCAATAAAAATTTTCATGATTATTCCCTCCTCCAATTATACACAAACTATAACTACTATAAAATTAATTATTAATATCAGGATCAATAATTATAATATAACCAATTCAATTAATTATTACTAATCAATTATTTATTCCTCTTCCTTACAAAGCTGTCTTACTCTAAAGTCAACATCTAAATTTTCTGCTATCTTTCTACATTCATAAATGCTAGTTGTAGAGTAATTAACTACAGTTAAAATCACTTTAGGAATATAATTCTTGCAACTTTCTGCAAAATCTAAAATAGATTTAAAAGCCTCAGTACCAAAATCCGACTCACATAATTGTTGATATTTATTGGCATTTTTCGCATTTAGGCTAATAGATATTACATCTATTAATCCTTCTAATTCAGGAGCTATATTCCTATTATGAATTAAATTTACCTGACCATTA contains:
- the fsa gene encoding fructose-6-phosphate aldolase, translating into MKIFIDTANIDEIRDMNKLGILDGVTTNPSLIAKESGKDFEDIIAEITSLVDGPVSAEVISTDTEGMVKEAKELAAISNNIVIKIPMTKEGLAAVNQLSDQGIKTNVTLVFSANQALLAARAGATYVSPFIGRIDDIGQDGLRLVEEISHIFAIYNIETEIIAASIRHPKHVKESAKVGSDIATIPYQILEKMFKHPKTDEGIEKFLADWEATK
- a CDS encoding TatD family nuclease-associated radical SAM protein: MANTYTYELGNSLYLNLTNQCTNKCKFCIRDYKDGVGENNLWLDKEPTADEIINDIDKNPEVYDEIVFCGYGEPLIRLETILEVAKWLKQFDVQIRIDTNGQVNLIHNRNIAPELEGLIDVISISLNAKNANKYQQLCESDFGTEAFKSILDFAESCKNYIPKVILTVVNYSTTSIYECRKIAENLDVDFRVRQLCKEEE